In Lacibacter sp. H375, one DNA window encodes the following:
- a CDS encoding trypsin-like peptidase domain-containing protein translates to MKAKHIIVTVLVSAVTALSSVFIYAKLTRSNSVAQSQGQLPVNYAGLFDGGGAPGPVDFEAAANSTVAGVVHIKTKTNPTQTNNQQKRRSPFGDIFGDEFFDDFFGGPQSNRPQMASGSGVFISADGYIVTNNHVVDGADEVTVTLHNKKQYKAKVIATDANTDLAVVKIEGTSFPYLLYGNSDEVKLGQWVLAVGYPLTLETTVTAGIVSAKYRFLGINQRKAGRNANVVESFIQTDAAVNQGNSGGALVNTSGQLIGINAAIASPTGTYAGYSYAIPVNIVKKVVDDLIKFGTVQRAFLGIRPEANADENTDSQIKEGDGVVVGEVMSNSAAEDAGLKKGDKIIKLDNKTVATWYELTGTVASYRPGQKINVTYLRNGKEGTAVLTLKNSSGNTEIVKTSAIDRLGADLSTLDAKKAKEYGVEGGVVVQALSDGLIAEQTTIKKGFIIVRAGGKAVKSVDDLKKAIDNAGNSIIIEGIYPGYEGVYQYAINDLRNEP, encoded by the coding sequence ATGAAAGCAAAACACATTATTGTAACCGTACTTGTGAGTGCCGTTACAGCTCTCTCAAGTGTTTTCATCTATGCAAAACTCACAAGGAGTAATTCTGTGGCTCAAAGTCAAGGTCAGTTACCTGTTAATTACGCAGGATTATTTGATGGTGGTGGAGCGCCCGGCCCTGTTGATTTTGAAGCGGCAGCAAACTCTACTGTTGCGGGAGTAGTGCATATAAAAACAAAAACAAACCCTACGCAAACCAATAATCAACAAAAACGCCGTAGCCCATTTGGAGATATTTTTGGCGACGAATTTTTTGATGATTTTTTCGGAGGTCCTCAAAGCAACCGTCCGCAGATGGCAAGTGGTAGTGGTGTGTTTATTTCAGCTGATGGATATATTGTGACCAACAACCATGTGGTTGATGGTGCTGATGAAGTAACGGTTACACTACATAACAAAAAACAATACAAAGCGAAAGTAATTGCAACAGATGCAAATACTGATCTGGCTGTTGTAAAAATTGAAGGCACTAGTTTCCCTTATTTATTATATGGAAATTCTGATGAAGTGAAACTTGGCCAATGGGTATTAGCAGTTGGTTATCCCTTGACATTAGAAACTACTGTTACTGCGGGTATTGTTAGTGCCAAATATCGCTTCCTTGGTATCAATCAACGTAAAGCAGGACGTAATGCAAATGTGGTTGAAAGCTTTATTCAAACAGATGCTGCTGTAAACCAAGGTAACAGTGGTGGCGCATTGGTAAATACAAGCGGACAGCTGATTGGTATTAACGCAGCAATCGCATCACCTACCGGAACATACGCAGGGTATTCTTATGCAATTCCAGTAAACATTGTAAAGAAAGTAGTTGATGACTTAATTAAGTTCGGTACTGTACAACGTGCATTTCTTGGTATTCGCCCCGAAGCAAATGCAGACGAGAATACTGATTCACAAATTAAAGAAGGCGATGGTGTTGTTGTTGGTGAAGTAATGAGTAATAGCGCAGCTGAAGATGCAGGTTTAAAGAAAGGAGATAAGATTATTAAACTTGATAACAAGACAGTTGCTACCTGGTATGAATTAACCGGTACTGTTGCGAGCTATCGTCCTGGTCAGAAAATAAATGTTACTTACCTGAGAAATGGTAAAGAAGGAACAGCTGTACTTACATTAAAAAACAGCAGCGGTAATACAGAGATCGTTAAAACATCTGCAATCGATCGTTTAGGTGCAGATTTATCTACACTCGATGCTAAGAAAGCAAAAGAGTATGGTGTTGAAGGCGGTGTGGTTGTGCAGGCTTTAAGCGATGGTTTAATTGCAGAACAAACAACGATCAAAAAAGGATTTATTATTGTTCGTGCAGGTGGCAAAGCTGTTAAGTCTGTAGATGATCTCAAGAAAGCAATTGATAATGCAGGTAACAGCATCATCATTGAAGGTATTTATCCCGGATATGAAGGTGTTTACCAATATGCAATTAACGATCTGCGTAATGAGCCATAA
- the ccsA gene encoding cytochrome c biogenesis protein CcsA: MHKSWWKIASVILLVYTIVGGFLMDVPRLFILNESIRNLYFHVSMWFAMMILFGVSLVYSIKYLSKQQYRHDIYASAFAGTGTFLGLLGYATGAVWANYTWVTDQGQSLSNILKEPKLLGAGIAILIYCAYFVLRGSFTDMDKKARVTAVYNVFAFVMLFPTIWIIPRLVGSLHPGAPGSDSGNPALNFNDIDSRLRMVFYPAVIGWTLLAVWITTLKIRTRLLADKSLL; encoded by the coding sequence ATGCATAAATCCTGGTGGAAGATAGCGTCAGTTATTTTACTCGTTTACACCATTGTTGGTGGTTTCTTGATGGATGTACCCCGTCTTTTTATTTTAAATGAATCAATTCGTAACCTCTACTTTCATGTAAGTATGTGGTTTGCCATGATGATTTTGTTTGGAGTAAGCCTGGTGTACAGCATTAAATACCTCAGTAAACAGCAGTATAGGCACGACATTTATGCGTCTGCGTTTGCAGGGACAGGCACGTTTCTCGGTTTGTTGGGGTATGCAACAGGCGCCGTTTGGGCAAATTATACCTGGGTAACAGACCAGGGCCAGTCGCTCAGCAATATTCTTAAAGAACCAAAACTGTTAGGTGCAGGTATCGCCATCCTTATTTACTGCGCTTATTTTGTTTTGCGGGGGAGCTTTACTGATATGGATAAAAAGGCAAGGGTAACCGCAGTGTATAACGTATTTGCTTTTGTTATGCTCTTCCCAACTATCTGGATCATTCCAAGACTGGTTGGTAGCTTACACCCCGGTGCACCCGGTAGCGATAGCGGAAACCCTGCACTCAACTTTAATGATATTGATAGCCGATTACGTATGGTATTTTACCCGGCAGTTATCGGTTGGACATTGTTAGCTGTCTGGATCACTACACTCAAAATCAGAACCCGGTTATTGGCCGATAAATCACTTTTGTAA
- a CDS encoding T9SS type A sorting domain-containing protein, translating to MKKYILLLPVVIFLSGYNILFAQCNVTNVIVSNVRTSPSGTDSLLYTIDLQFNATVNGGNKDVWLHMWREEDYPTSAMQRYNCTSQQSTAPAPSTFSEANNNLDVLDKAFLTFGFDDNAINTDVPGLTGIFTDYHYDAAVTPNYLGATIYRIAHSTDPNVDHVYIQDLSFKVSNTALDFLQVRAFSWSTVGDQRPQCWGCGETFVVGDPTVSGSVNCTATRTYNLNIQSKFDDVTVPGIETISGYYRLYIDVDRSGSINEGIDILAQTTTNFNTGFVPGTVLPGFKSAYVGSVLSFNNYTFQNGDTNSNKSLIALVNITTPGYLGAGATGILNNPCTVLPVEMLDFKAQRLFNNVNLTWETAQEFNFSGFDVQRKIGKGAYTSIGFVTAKANEGNGAAYNFTDADLASGTNVLYRLRIVDKDGAYSYSDIRAIRNNAQKIDVSVYPNPCNGFFAIAVPADAGLYDVILTDVAGKTLKSMNGLRSQSLQMNSLNPGIYIIKIWFRETSEAITERIVVK from the coding sequence ATGAAAAAGTATATACTCCTGTTACCGGTAGTGATATTTCTTTCAGGCTATAACATCCTTTTCGCCCAATGCAATGTTACAAACGTAATTGTAAGTAATGTTCGAACATCCCCATCCGGCACTGATAGTTTGTTGTACACCATAGATCTTCAATTTAATGCTACAGTAAACGGCGGCAATAAAGATGTGTGGCTCCATATGTGGCGTGAGGAGGACTATCCTACTTCAGCAATGCAACGATATAATTGCACGAGTCAACAAAGTACGGCACCCGCACCTTCTACATTTAGTGAGGCAAATAACAATCTTGATGTCTTAGATAAAGCGTTTCTTACTTTCGGATTTGATGATAATGCCATTAATACGGATGTTCCCGGATTAACAGGCATTTTTACCGATTACCACTATGATGCTGCTGTTACGCCTAATTACCTTGGGGCTACTATTTATAGAATTGCACATAGTACCGACCCTAATGTGGACCATGTTTATATTCAGGATCTGTCATTTAAAGTTAGTAACACTGCACTTGATTTTTTACAGGTTCGGGCATTCAGCTGGTCAACTGTGGGCGATCAGCGTCCGCAATGTTGGGGATGTGGTGAAACGTTTGTAGTAGGTGACCCAACTGTATCAGGTTCTGTTAACTGTACAGCAACAAGAACATATAACTTAAATATCCAAAGTAAATTTGACGATGTAACTGTTCCGGGTATTGAAACTATTTCAGGCTATTATCGTTTGTATATTGATGTAGACAGAAGTGGATCAATTAATGAAGGAATAGACATTCTTGCGCAAACAACTACAAATTTCAACACAGGGTTTGTTCCAGGTACAGTTCTTCCCGGATTCAAAAGTGCTTATGTAGGGTCAGTACTGTCGTTCAATAACTATACATTTCAAAATGGCGACACTAACTCGAATAAGTCGTTGATTGCATTGGTAAATATTACCACTCCGGGTTACCTTGGAGCCGGTGCAACAGGAATTCTGAATAACCCCTGTACAGTGTTGCCGGTTGAGATGTTGGATTTTAAAGCTCAGCGGTTGTTTAACAATGTAAACCTCACTTGGGAAACTGCACAGGAATTTAATTTCAGTGGGTTTGATGTGCAACGAAAAATTGGTAAAGGCGCATATACAAGTATTGGATTTGTAACAGCTAAAGCAAATGAAGGTAATGGTGCTGCTTACAATTTTACCGATGCTGATCTTGCTTCCGGAACGAATGTATTGTATCGCTTGCGCATTGTAGATAAAGATGGAGCTTACAGTTACAGTGATATCAGAGCTATTCGTAATAACGCTCAAAAAATTGATGTATCTGTTTATCCTAATCCATGTAATGGATTCTTTGCAATAGCTGTTCCTGCCGATGCAGGTCTATATGATGTAATACTAACTGATGTGGCAGGAAAAACTTTGAAATCAATGAACGGCTTGCGTAGTCAGTCATTACAAATGAATAGTCTCAACCCAGGAATATATATTATAAAGATATGGTTCCGTGAAACTAGCGAAGCCATCACAGAAAGGATAGTTGTAAAATAA
- a CDS encoding 4-hydroxy-3-methylbut-2-enyl diphosphate reductase encodes MKKFEVPNIYRSQLITGIKAKRKEQDKLKKDFSPTLLDLGPVQFYLARHFGFCYGVENAIEIAFKTIEENKGKRIFLLSEMIHNPQVNATLIERGVQFLQDTYGKQIIPFDEITSDDVVIIPAFGTTLDIEKMLNAKGIATEKYNTTCPFVEKVWNRSEQIAGKGYSIVVHGKPKHEETRATFSHASSHTPTVIVNDMKETIELGKYITGEKPAEQFYEEFKGLYSNGFDITKDLERFGVVNQTTQLASDTQAIAEYLKSLVMKHYNLNAQNIGERFADTRDTLCYATNDNQTAITGMLETDADIAVIVGGYNSSNTTHLVELCEEKLPTYFINSTDKILSETEIMHFNFHDKKEYVTKDFLPAKRPVKILISSGASCPDSLVEAVMDKLALICKAADSFQQLKETYQ; translated from the coding sequence ATGAAAAAGTTTGAAGTACCAAATATCTACCGTAGCCAACTTATTACGGGCATTAAGGCAAAACGAAAAGAACAAGACAAGTTAAAAAAAGACTTCTCGCCTACTCTTCTTGATCTGGGTCCGGTTCAATTTTATCTTGCCCGCCATTTCGGCTTTTGTTATGGTGTAGAAAATGCAATTGAAATCGCGTTTAAAACAATTGAAGAAAACAAAGGCAAACGCATTTTTTTGTTGAGTGAAATGATCCACAATCCGCAAGTAAATGCAACGCTTATTGAGCGTGGTGTACAGTTTCTGCAAGACACTTATGGCAAACAAATCATTCCATTCGATGAGATCACCAGTGATGATGTTGTGATTATTCCTGCATTTGGTACAACGCTCGATATTGAAAAGATGTTAAATGCAAAAGGTATTGCCACAGAAAAATATAATACAACTTGCCCTTTCGTAGAAAAAGTATGGAACAGAAGCGAACAGATCGCTGGCAAAGGCTATTCAATTGTGGTACACGGTAAGCCAAAACACGAAGAAACAAGAGCAACTTTTTCGCATGCAAGTTCACACACACCTACTGTGATCGTGAATGATATGAAAGAAACCATTGAGCTGGGAAAATATATCACTGGCGAAAAACCAGCCGAACAGTTCTATGAAGAGTTTAAAGGACTTTATTCAAATGGATTTGATATTACAAAAGACCTTGAACGGTTTGGCGTGGTAAATCAAACTACACAACTTGCCAGCGATACACAGGCAATAGCAGAATATTTGAAATCGCTGGTGATGAAGCATTACAATTTAAATGCACAAAACATAGGAGAACGATTTGCTGATACAAGAGATACACTTTGTTATGCTACCAACGATAACCAGACTGCAATAACAGGTATGCTGGAAACTGATGCTGATATTGCGGTGATTGTTGGTGGATATAACAGTTCAAATACTACACACCTTGTTGAGTTATGTGAAGAAAAACTACCGACCTATTTTATTAACAGTACAGATAAGATTCTTTCTGAAACCGAGATCATGCATTTCAATTTTCATGATAAGAAAGAATACGTTACGAAAGATTTTTTGCCTGCAAAACGACCGGTTAAAATTCTGATCAGCAGCGGAGCTTCCTGTCCTGATTCATTGGTGGAAGCGGTGATGGATAAACTTGCTTTAATATGCAAGGCGGCCGATTCATTTCAACAGTTAAAAGAAACTTACCAATAA
- a CDS encoding CcmD family protein, with the protein MNKVFATILFLIINLLLISFSAAAQTEQAEMADSMRSNGKIYVVVVVCLIILFGLIGYVFRIDRKLTKLEKQQKD; encoded by the coding sequence ATGAACAAAGTTTTCGCAACTATTCTTTTTCTTATCATCAACCTCTTGTTGATCTCATTTTCTGCCGCTGCACAAACAGAGCAGGCAGAAATGGCTGATTCCATGCGCAGTAATGGAAAAATTTACGTGGTGGTGGTGGTTTGTCTCATCATCTTATTTGGTCTTATTGGTTATGTGTTTCGTATCGACAGGAAACTCACCAAACTTGAAAAACAACAGAAAGATTAA
- a CDS encoding Glu/Leu/Phe/Val family dehydrogenase codes for MSTTNYSFFGAVEQSFDKAAAFTKWDKGILEQIKQCNSVYQMRFPVKMDDGSIEVIEAYRVQHSQHKSPCKGGIRFSEEVNQDEVMALASLMTYKCAIVNVPFGGAKGGIKINPRNHTAYELEKITRRYTSELVKKNFIGPGIDVPAPDYGTGEREMAWIVDTYSSLRPGEIDAAGCVTGKPITQGGVRGRREATGLGVFYGIREVCNMPEVMSKLGLTTGVEGKRVVVQGIGNVGYHTAKFFRENGAKIIAISEHDGAVFNPEGLHEDELIEFRKKTGSIINFPGATTITNTTDALELDCDILIPAALENVINGNNAPRVKAKIIGEAANGPLTPEADEVFASKGVLVVPDMFLNAGGVTVSYFEWLKNLSHVRYGRLEKRFTENLNTNILGQMEFLSGKKVKKEHRDIITHGPDEVDLVYSGLEETMITAVNEVMDCWKQNPSIPDMRTAAYVVAINKVATSYVELGIFP; via the coding sequence ATGTCAACTACGAATTACAGTTTCTTCGGTGCAGTAGAACAGAGCTTTGATAAAGCTGCAGCCTTTACAAAATGGGATAAAGGTATCCTTGAACAGATCAAGCAATGCAACAGTGTTTACCAGATGCGTTTCCCCGTTAAAATGGATGATGGAAGCATTGAAGTAATTGAAGCTTACCGTGTGCAACACTCTCAACACAAATCACCTTGTAAAGGTGGTATTCGTTTCAGTGAAGAAGTGAACCAGGATGAGGTAATGGCTCTTGCATCCTTGATGACCTATAAATGTGCCATTGTAAATGTTCCATTCGGTGGTGCTAAAGGTGGCATTAAGATCAACCCACGTAACCACACTGCTTATGAACTTGAAAAGATCACACGACGTTATACATCTGAACTCGTAAAGAAAAATTTCATTGGCCCCGGCATTGACGTACCTGCACCTGACTATGGTACTGGCGAACGAGAAATGGCCTGGATCGTCGATACCTATTCATCACTTCGCCCGGGCGAAATTGATGCTGCAGGTTGCGTAACAGGTAAACCTATAACACAAGGCGGCGTTAGAGGCCGTCGTGAAGCAACTGGTCTTGGTGTTTTTTACGGCATCCGTGAGGTTTGTAACATGCCTGAGGTTATGAGCAAACTTGGCTTAACAACCGGCGTTGAAGGCAAGCGGGTAGTTGTACAAGGTATTGGTAACGTAGGCTATCACACCGCCAAATTTTTCAGAGAGAATGGTGCAAAAATCATCGCTATTTCTGAACATGATGGCGCTGTTTTTAATCCTGAAGGTTTGCATGAAGACGAGTTGATCGAGTTCAGAAAAAAGACCGGATCGATCATCAATTTTCCAGGCGCAACTACAATTACAAATACAACTGATGCATTGGAATTGGATTGCGATATTTTAATTCCTGCTGCTTTGGAAAACGTGATCAATGGAAACAATGCTCCACGTGTTAAAGCAAAAATAATTGGCGAAGCCGCAAACGGACCTTTAACTCCTGAAGCTGATGAAGTGTTTGCATCAAAAGGTGTGTTGGTTGTTCCTGATATGTTCCTGAATGCCGGTGGTGTAACCGTATCTTATTTCGAATGGTTGAAAAACCTGAGCCATGTTCGCTATGGCCGTTTGGAAAAACGTTTTACTGAAAACCTGAACACCAATATTCTTGGTCAGATGGAATTCTTAAGCGGTAAAAAAGTTAAGAAAGAGCACAGAGATATTATTACGCATGGTCCTGATGAAGTAGATCTTGTTTATAGTGGATTGGAAGAAACCATGATCACAGCTGTAAATGAAGTGATGGATTGCTGGAAACAAAATCCTTCAATTCCTGACATGCGTACTGCTGCTTATGTGGTTGCCATCAACAAAGTAGCTACGAGCTATGTTGAGCTTGGCATTTTCCCGTAA
- a CDS encoding alpha-amylase family glycosyl hydrolase — MSTEFRPAAWVSSTNIYEVNLRQYTAEGTFLAFSKHLTRLKDMGVEVIWFMPVTPISEKNRKGTLGSYYACSSYVNTNPEFGTVDEFKALVKSIHALGMKVIIDWVANHTGWDHEWTISHPDYYTQDYKGNFKPPVENWEDVIHLNFYNAALRRAMIDAMKFWVNDCGIDGFRCDMAMLVPVDFWKEARTELDMIRPLFWLGEFDQWNDEAYAHVFDISYTWHWMHISEEFYKNHRRMVELDKALTGYKQKQPSHHLHSFFTSNHDENSWNGSEYEKYGAFALPLAVFSCTWDGVPLLYSGQELPNNKRLAFFDKDEIEWTDQPVLHTFYRKLLGLRKDYPSLLGHDEHSFTWRIATDRPDEVFCFVRKNKEKELLVLLNFSEKPMNFVLHDLRVRGEFNDIFSTDKKDAADTFTLEPWGYKVMIK, encoded by the coding sequence ATGTCCACTGAATTCAGGCCCGCTGCTTGGGTAAGCTCCACGAATATTTATGAAGTGAATCTTCGTCAGTATACGGCTGAAGGTACTTTTCTTGCATTTTCAAAACATCTTACAAGGTTAAAGGATATGGGTGTTGAAGTGATCTGGTTCATGCCTGTAACACCTATCTCAGAAAAAAACAGGAAGGGAACGCTTGGAAGCTACTATGCCTGCTCCAGTTATGTAAACACAAATCCTGAGTTTGGGACGGTCGATGAGTTTAAAGCATTAGTGAAATCGATCCATGCATTGGGAATGAAGGTGATCATTGATTGGGTAGCCAACCACACCGGATGGGATCATGAGTGGACTATTTCTCATCCTGATTATTATACACAGGATTACAAAGGAAACTTTAAGCCACCGGTTGAGAATTGGGAAGATGTGATCCATCTCAACTTTTATAATGCTGCATTGCGCAGAGCAATGATTGATGCGATGAAGTTTTGGGTAAATGATTGCGGCATTGATGGTTTTCGTTGCGATATGGCTATGCTGGTGCCTGTCGATTTTTGGAAAGAGGCAAGAACTGAATTAGATATGATTCGTCCTCTTTTTTGGTTGGGTGAATTTGATCAATGGAATGATGAAGCCTATGCTCATGTATTCGACATCAGCTATACCTGGCACTGGATGCATATATCAGAAGAATTTTACAAGAATCATCGAAGAATGGTTGAATTAGATAAAGCGCTGACCGGTTACAAGCAAAAGCAACCTTCACATCACCTGCATTCTTTTTTCACAAGCAATCATGATGAGAACAGTTGGAATGGATCTGAATATGAAAAGTATGGAGCTTTTGCTTTACCATTGGCGGTATTCAGTTGCACATGGGATGGCGTTCCGTTATTATACAGCGGCCAGGAACTGCCAAATAATAAAAGATTGGCATTTTTTGATAAGGATGAGATTGAATGGACAGATCAACCCGTATTGCATACATTCTATCGAAAACTGCTTGGGCTTCGTAAAGACTATCCATCTTTATTGGGCCACGATGAACATAGTTTTACGTGGCGAATTGCCACAGACCGCCCAGATGAAGTGTTTTGTTTCGTGAGAAAGAATAAAGAAAAGGAACTTTTGGTGTTGTTGAACTTTTCCGAGAAGCCTATGAACTTTGTTTTACATGATTTGCGGGTTAGGGGTGAATTCAACGATATCTTTTCAACCGACAAAAAAGATGCAGCCGATACATTTACACTTGAACCGTGGGGTTATAAAGTAATGATCAAATAA